A single genomic interval of Spirosoma taeanense harbors:
- a CDS encoding ComF family protein, with protein sequence MFRFIHRLLSDFVNLIFPKLCLGCDRLIGVNERVLCSQCRLSLPETGQHRLATTSYVANQFAGKVPIQFATSYLYFKKGGVVQKLIHQIKYKGQKEAAKEIASWYGYQLKAESEMAKQIDVLIGVPLHKSRLSQRGYNQADWIAEGLAESLGVPAQADILIRERFNASQTRKNRLERWENVKTVFAVQNPATVKGKNVAVVDDVLTTGATIEACAIELLKAGCKSVGVITIAATHR encoded by the coding sequence ATGTTTCGGTTTATTCATAGACTCTTAAGCGACTTTGTTAATCTGATTTTTCCGAAGCTTTGTCTGGGCTGTGATCGATTGATTGGCGTGAACGAACGTGTATTATGCTCCCAATGCCGACTGAGCCTACCCGAGACTGGCCAGCATCGTCTTGCAACTACCAGTTATGTGGCTAATCAATTTGCTGGCAAAGTCCCAATCCAATTTGCAACTTCCTATCTCTACTTTAAAAAGGGCGGGGTCGTACAAAAACTAATTCATCAGATAAAGTATAAAGGGCAAAAAGAAGCCGCCAAAGAAATAGCCAGCTGGTATGGGTATCAATTGAAAGCTGAAAGTGAAATGGCTAAACAAATAGACGTATTAATCGGCGTTCCGTTGCATAAAAGCCGACTTAGCCAGCGGGGATATAACCAGGCTGACTGGATCGCCGAAGGACTGGCTGAGTCGCTTGGCGTACCGGCACAAGCCGATATTCTGATCCGTGAACGGTTTAACGCGTCGCAGACGCGTAAGAATCGGCTGGAACGCTGGGAAAATGTAAAGACGGTATTTGCCGTACAGAACCCTGCAACTGTAAAAGGGAAAAACGTCGCTGTTGTTGATGACGTGTTAACCACGGGCGCAACCATTGAAGCCTGCGCCATTGAACTGCTTAAAGCAGGCTGTAAATCGGTAGGTGTTATAACAATAGCGGCCACCCATCGCTGA
- a CDS encoding SUMF1/EgtB/PvdO family nonheme iron enzyme: protein MIQKYHLQRAAYVLLATAALASCKPKHPTSVQPGKKSTATGIAYNQKEGFQVKKFAGQKAGPNLVFIEGGRFTMGALEEDVMNTRDNRERTVSIQSFYMDETEIANVHYLEYLSAITRDSSEEVVKAALPDTTVWANPLSFNDSYVTQYLRYPAFRYYPVVGVSWVQASDYAAWRSAAVNNELAKGGGEKKKGGFSLKRKSKKTEDPALAETSTATASTKPSLESGMILPDYRLPTEAEWEYAAKALIGTQYMDENQINQRIYPWDGSSVRNPKKGRKQGQMLANFKRGRGDYAGIAGRSNDGAIITAEIYAYPANDFGLYNMAGNVNEWVYDVYRPLSYQDVNDLNPIRRNGYLDDAKNYDTKNKQSLIDDKLRVYKGGSWNDVAYWLSPGTRRFLDQDSATAMLGFRCAMIGVGRNK from the coding sequence ATGATTCAGAAGTATCACCTGCAACGAGCGGCTTATGTGCTGCTGGCAACGGCGGCCCTGGCGTCTTGTAAGCCTAAGCATCCGACCAGCGTGCAGCCAGGCAAGAAGAGTACGGCAACGGGGATTGCTTACAACCAGAAAGAAGGCTTCCAGGTAAAGAAATTTGCGGGTCAGAAAGCCGGACCGAACCTCGTCTTTATTGAAGGGGGCCGGTTCACGATGGGTGCGCTTGAAGAAGACGTAATGAACACCCGCGATAACCGCGAACGGACGGTATCGATTCAATCCTTTTACATGGATGAAACTGAGATCGCGAACGTTCACTACCTTGAGTACCTGAGTGCGATTACGCGGGATTCGTCTGAAGAAGTTGTTAAAGCGGCTCTGCCTGACACGACTGTATGGGCTAACCCCTTGTCTTTCAACGATTCATACGTTACGCAGTACCTTCGTTACCCTGCTTTCCGTTACTATCCTGTTGTTGGCGTATCCTGGGTGCAGGCTAGCGATTATGCAGCCTGGCGCTCGGCTGCTGTAAATAATGAACTGGCGAAAGGTGGTGGCGAAAAGAAAAAAGGGGGGTTCTCCCTGAAGCGGAAGTCGAAGAAAACCGAAGATCCTGCTCTGGCTGAAACAAGTACGGCGACCGCGTCAACCAAGCCAAGCCTGGAAAGTGGTATGATCCTGCCCGATTACCGGCTCCCAACGGAGGCTGAGTGGGAATACGCAGCAAAGGCTCTTATCGGCACGCAGTATATGGACGAAAACCAGATTAACCAGCGGATTTATCCCTGGGATGGTTCGTCGGTACGTAATCCGAAAAAAGGACGGAAGCAAGGTCAGATGCTGGCTAACTTCAAGCGGGGTCGCGGTGACTACGCTGGTATCGCTGGTCGCTCAAACGACGGTGCTATCATTACTGCTGAGATTTACGCCTATCCCGCCAACGACTTTGGTCTCTACAACATGGCTGGTAACGTAAACGAGTGGGTATATGACGTATATCGCCCGCTATCGTATCAGGACGTTAACGACCTGAACCCAATCCGTCGGAACGGCTATCTGGATGATGCGAAAAATTACGACACAAAGAACAAGCAGTCGCTGATTGACGATAAGCTGCGGGTTTACAAAGGCGGCTCCTGGAATGACGTAGCGTACTGGCTCTCGCCGGGTACGCGTCGCTTCCTCGATCAGGATTCCGCTACGGCTATGCTGGGCTTCCGTTGCGCCATGATTGGCGTAGGCCGGAACAAGTAA
- the mfd gene encoding transcription-repair coupling factor — protein MKPDELLSLYADDSFIKLLAEPFGRKPTGEPQRLQIKGLAGSLDAVLASAIFKSVGGNHLYVLTDRDEAAYFFNDLQNLLGREVLLFPMSYKKPYQYEEVENANVLMRAEVLNKLNPAPKDGLLMVTYPEALSEKVINKRSLQANTLTIRVGEKLDTNFVSELLLNYEFEKTDFVYEAGQFSVRGGIIDVFSFASEFPFRIDLFGDEVESIRQFNPETQLSTEPVDFINIIPNIQTKLIEETREPFLDFLPEATTIWVKDVEFTLDIIEKSYEKAEQSFASVLAGSGGIQVISDPAELFETRRAFLNELKGFRTVEFGRKFYFKTEGRQQYNSKPQPSFNKDFKRLVDTLGDNQAKGYTNIIAAESFKQLDRLRTIFEELDPFVKFQPMNIGLREGYIDDALKIACFTDHQIFDRYYKYRVQDKFSKSKALTLRELKTLQPGDYVTHVDHGIGRFAGLEKVDNAGREQEAIRLIYRDNDILLVSIHSLHKIAKYSGREGGPPTMSKLGSQEWEQKKSKIRKQVKDIARELIALYAKRRTAPGYAYSRDSFLQAELESSFLYEDTPDQAKATNDVKDDMEQPHPMDRLVCGDVGFGKTEIAIRAAFKAVTDNKQVAVLVPTTILAMQHYKTFTDRMADFPVKIEYINRFRTPTQIKEILKGVTSGEIGILIGTHRIVNKDIKFKDLGLLIIDEEQKFGVKTKDRLKEMRVEVDVLTLTATPIPRTLHFSLMGARDLSVIATPPPNRQPVTTEVHAFNEATIRDAISYEIRRGGQVFFVHNRVNDIESIGNLIMRLVPEARIGVAHGQMEGDKLERMMTRFIEGDYDVLVSTNIIESGLDIPNANTIIINNAHHFGLSDLHQMRGRVGRSNRKAFCYLITPPPSVLTADARKRLQTLEDFSDLGEGFKIAMRDLDIRGAGNLLGAEQSGFVNDLGFEMYHKILDEAVQELRENEFKDLFETKPGELKVSLPDTVIETDLQVVIPERYVSNISERLALYTRLDNIQNNEELQAFRQEMLDRFGPMPEEVENLIKMVNVRWKAERLYLEKLTLKNNILKGYFVSNGNDDFFKSDQFGKVIDYIKRNPAKCSLKESKGRPIFTHSDVFSVEQLDEIMGAMTN, from the coding sequence TTGAAACCAGACGAATTGCTCAGCCTTTATGCTGACGATAGCTTTATAAAATTACTGGCCGAACCGTTTGGCCGTAAGCCTACCGGCGAACCCCAGCGCCTGCAAATCAAGGGCCTGGCGGGTAGTCTGGATGCAGTTCTGGCGTCGGCTATATTTAAGTCCGTTGGAGGTAATCACCTTTACGTACTGACGGATCGCGACGAAGCCGCTTACTTCTTCAACGATCTGCAAAACCTGCTTGGCCGCGAGGTGCTGCTGTTTCCAATGTCGTACAAGAAACCGTATCAGTACGAGGAAGTTGAGAACGCCAATGTCCTGATGCGGGCCGAAGTACTTAATAAGCTTAACCCGGCTCCGAAAGACGGTTTGCTGATGGTGACCTACCCGGAAGCCTTATCGGAAAAGGTCATCAACAAACGGTCGTTGCAGGCCAATACGCTCACCATTCGGGTGGGGGAGAAGCTTGATACCAATTTCGTGTCCGAACTGCTCCTGAACTACGAATTTGAAAAAACGGATTTCGTCTACGAAGCAGGCCAGTTCTCCGTACGAGGTGGAATCATTGATGTTTTTTCGTTTGCCAGCGAGTTTCCCTTCCGGATTGATTTGTTTGGCGACGAAGTAGAAAGCATCCGTCAATTCAATCCGGAGACGCAGCTTTCTACCGAACCGGTTGATTTTATCAACATTATCCCAAACATCCAGACTAAGCTTATCGAAGAAACCCGCGAGCCATTTCTGGATTTCCTGCCGGAAGCAACCACGATTTGGGTGAAAGATGTTGAGTTTACGCTCGATATCATCGAGAAATCATACGAGAAAGCAGAGCAGAGTTTTGCGTCGGTATTGGCCGGGAGTGGCGGTATTCAGGTAATATCGGACCCCGCCGAGCTGTTTGAAACGCGCCGAGCCTTTCTGAACGAGCTGAAAGGCTTCCGGACTGTAGAGTTTGGCCGTAAATTTTACTTTAAAACCGAAGGTCGTCAGCAATATAATTCAAAGCCGCAGCCGTCTTTTAATAAGGATTTTAAGCGCTTAGTTGATACACTCGGCGACAACCAGGCCAAGGGCTACACCAACATCATTGCAGCTGAATCATTCAAGCAGCTCGACCGGTTACGAACGATTTTTGAGGAGCTTGATCCGTTCGTCAAGTTTCAGCCCATGAACATTGGGTTGCGCGAAGGCTACATTGACGACGCGCTTAAAATTGCCTGCTTCACGGATCACCAGATTTTTGACCGGTATTACAAATACCGCGTCCAGGATAAATTCTCGAAGTCAAAAGCCCTGACATTACGTGAGCTGAAAACGCTGCAGCCCGGCGATTATGTTACGCATGTTGATCACGGCATCGGGCGCTTTGCGGGATTAGAGAAGGTCGACAACGCTGGCCGCGAACAGGAGGCCATACGCTTGATCTACCGCGATAACGACATCCTGCTGGTCAGTATCCACAGTTTGCACAAGATCGCCAAGTACAGCGGCCGGGAAGGCGGTCCTCCGACCATGAGCAAGCTCGGCTCGCAGGAATGGGAGCAGAAGAAGTCTAAAATCAGGAAGCAGGTCAAGGACATTGCCCGCGAATTGATTGCGCTGTATGCCAAACGCCGGACAGCGCCGGGCTATGCGTACAGCCGCGACAGCTTTCTACAGGCCGAACTTGAATCTTCGTTCCTGTATGAAGACACGCCGGACCAGGCTAAAGCGACCAACGATGTCAAGGATGACATGGAGCAGCCACACCCTATGGACCGGCTTGTGTGTGGTGATGTGGGCTTCGGCAAAACCGAAATTGCCATCCGGGCTGCATTTAAGGCCGTTACGGATAACAAACAGGTCGCCGTACTCGTACCGACGACTATCCTGGCCATGCAGCATTATAAGACCTTTACGGATCGCATGGCCGACTTTCCGGTTAAGATTGAATACATTAACCGGTTTCGAACGCCTACGCAGATCAAGGAAATTCTGAAAGGTGTTACGTCCGGTGAAATTGGCATTCTGATCGGTACCCACCGGATAGTTAATAAAGACATCAAATTCAAGGACCTGGGCCTTCTCATTATCGACGAAGAGCAGAAGTTTGGCGTAAAAACCAAAGATCGCCTGAAAGAGATGCGCGTTGAGGTGGATGTGCTGACACTAACGGCTACGCCAATTCCACGAACGCTCCATTTTTCGCTCATGGGTGCCCGCGATTTGTCGGTTATCGCTACGCCACCACCCAACCGTCAGCCGGTTACGACCGAGGTTCACGCGTTCAACGAAGCGACCATTCGGGATGCCATTAGTTACGAGATCCGGCGTGGGGGACAGGTTTTCTTTGTCCACAACCGCGTCAACGACATTGAGTCAATCGGTAACCTCATCATGCGGCTGGTACCCGAAGCCCGTATTGGCGTAGCGCATGGACAGATGGAAGGTGATAAACTGGAACGTATGATGACCCGATTCATTGAGGGCGATTATGATGTTCTGGTATCGACCAACATCATTGAATCGGGTCTGGATATACCCAACGCCAACACAATCATCATCAACAATGCGCATCATTTCGGCTTGTCAGACCTCCACCAGATGCGGGGACGGGTTGGCCGGTCGAACCGGAAGGCATTCTGCTATCTGATAACGCCCCCGCCTTCGGTGCTAACCGCCGATGCCCGCAAGCGGCTACAGACCCTCGAAGATTTCTCAGATCTGGGGGAGGGATTCAAGATTGCCATGCGCGACCTCGACATCCGGGGGGCGGGTAACCTACTTGGTGCTGAGCAAAGTGGTTTCGTGAATGATCTCGGCTTTGAGATGTACCACAAGATTCTGGACGAAGCCGTTCAGGAATTACGTGAAAACGAATTTAAAGACCTGTTTGAAACCAAACCCGGCGAGTTGAAGGTATCTTTGCCGGATACGGTCATTGAAACTGATTTGCAGGTTGTTATTCCGGAACGTTACGTATCGAACATCTCCGAACGGCTGGCGCTATACACCCGCTTAGACAATATTCAGAACAACGAAGAACTACAGGCGTTTCGACAGGAGATGCTCGATCGCTTTGGACCGATGCCGGAAGAGGTTGAAAACCTGATCAAAATGGTCAACGTGCGCTGGAAAGCAGAGCGTTTATACCTTGAAAAACTGACGCTTAAGAATAATATCCTGAAGGGCTACTTCGTTTCTAACGGGAATGATGACTTCTTCAAGTCCGATCAGTTTGGCAAGGTAATTGACTACATTAAGCGAAATCCGGCCAAATGCTCGTTGAAAGAGTCAAAAGGACGCCCAATCTTTACTCATTCCGACGTATTTTCAGTCGAGCAACTGGATGAAATCATGGGCGCGATGACAAATTAA
- a CDS encoding barstar family protein: MNPNILLSQSESELERHFSADFIAHIDGRQTTTLRQFYEAIADLLEIPDFGFTLEALNDALNDLGWLEDERIVLYITNTADFISKERDPAKMSSVLNVLDATAEDWKWVDDDEQADRKEIIIVFEDSPRIRKLLDQESIDYKLMAELD, encoded by the coding sequence ATGAATCCAAACATTCTCCTCTCTCAGTCTGAAAGCGAGCTCGAACGCCACTTTTCTGCTGACTTTATCGCCCACATTGACGGACGTCAAACCACCACACTCCGGCAGTTTTACGAAGCGATTGCCGACCTGCTCGAAATCCCGGACTTCGGATTTACACTTGAAGCCCTGAATGATGCGCTCAATGATCTGGGCTGGCTTGAAGACGAGCGCATCGTTCTGTACATCACAAACACGGCCGACTTCATTAGCAAGGAGCGCGATCCAGCTAAGATGAGCAGCGTCCTGAATGTTCTGGATGCTACCGCCGAAGACTGGAAATGGGTAGATGACGACGAACAGGCCGACCGAAAAGAGATTATTATCGTCTTTGAAGACAGCCCTCGTATTCGGAAACTGCTCGATCAGGAGAGCATTGACTATAAGCTAATGGCCGAGCTGGATTAA
- a CDS encoding muconolactone Delta-isomerase family protein gives MSQYMVEFELPAVMDENFTNRIPAQRLKVEELMEKGFLLSYSLSADRQKLWCIFKADSELEVMESISEFPLIKYMTPMITELMFHNMVAARIPLFSLN, from the coding sequence ATGAGCCAGTACATGGTTGAATTTGAGCTTCCGGCTGTTATGGACGAGAATTTCACGAATCGAATTCCCGCCCAACGGCTTAAAGTGGAAGAACTAATGGAAAAAGGGTTTCTTCTCTCTTATTCGCTTTCCGCTGACCGTCAGAAACTTTGGTGCATCTTCAAAGCTGATTCTGAACTGGAGGTTATGGAGTCAATTTCGGAATTTCCGCTGATAAAATACATGACGCCGATGATTACCGAGTTGATGTTTCATAACATGGTCGCGGCCCGAATTCCACTTTTTTCACTGAACTGA
- a CDS encoding alpha/beta hydrolase, translating into MIHNPNNLVTTGKPLEEAAKVMVMIHGRGSSARDILSLSEYINDDSFAYVAPEAANGTWYPNSFLRPLNENEPYLSSALQMLTSLRARLQSDYNFKLPQIYWFGFSQGACLMLEYVARNAMEYGGIFGLSGGLIGPTGTPRNYEGSFENTPIFLGCSDVDTHIPKERFLESERVFRDMGANVTAKLYPNFPHTINEDELNFVNLLIAGER; encoded by the coding sequence ATGATACATAATCCGAACAACCTAGTCACCACCGGAAAACCCCTGGAAGAAGCCGCTAAAGTAATGGTAATGATCCATGGGCGAGGCAGTTCGGCGCGGGACATTCTGTCACTATCGGAGTATATAAATGACGACAGCTTTGCGTATGTAGCTCCCGAAGCGGCTAACGGTACGTGGTATCCAAACTCGTTTCTACGGCCGTTGAACGAAAACGAACCTTACCTGTCCTCTGCTTTGCAGATGCTGACCAGCCTACGGGCCCGGCTACAATCGGATTACAATTTTAAATTACCACAAATTTACTGGTTCGGCTTCTCGCAGGGCGCTTGTCTGATGCTGGAGTACGTAGCCCGCAATGCCATGGAATATGGTGGTATATTCGGGTTGAGCGGGGGCTTGATTGGCCCGACTGGTACGCCACGCAACTACGAAGGCTCATTTGAAAACACGCCCATTTTCCTGGGCTGTAGTGACGTTGACACGCACATTCCTAAGGAACGCTTTCTGGAGTCTGAACGGGTGTTTCGTGATATGGGTGCTAACGTAACGGCTAAGCTATACCCAAATTTTCCGCACACGATTAACGAAGATGAGCTAAACTTTGTTAATTTGCTTATAGCCGGTGAACGTTAG
- a CDS encoding ring-cleaving dioxygenase produces METLINGLHHVTTLAGDTQRNVDYYTDILGLRLVKKTVNFDAPDVYHLYYGNETGSPGTILTFFPYGGIPRGRKGVGQLTYTAFSAPTASLSFWMDRLHERNIPYAGPYKRFSETYLRFEDFDGMGIELIFNDEDQRPGWDNGRIPADFAVRGFHTVTLNESNPDRTVTLLTEVMQHTLVGEEQGRFRFKAGTGGPGNYVDVLASPNDVRSLQGAGSVHHVAFSTDSDETQLVIQHQLLDAGYHVTPVQDRNYFNSIYFREPGGILFEVATNPPGFAIDEPLAELGTNLKLPPQYEPRRAALEQALPQITVK; encoded by the coding sequence ATGGAAACGCTCATCAATGGCCTTCATCACGTCACTACGTTAGCTGGCGATACCCAGCGAAATGTTGACTACTATACGGACATCCTTGGCCTGAGGCTGGTTAAGAAAACCGTCAACTTTGACGCGCCCGACGTCTATCACCTATACTACGGCAACGAAACCGGTTCGCCGGGCACAATCCTGACGTTCTTTCCGTATGGCGGCATTCCACGGGGCCGTAAAGGCGTTGGTCAGTTAACCTATACGGCGTTTTCAGCGCCAACAGCTTCGCTCAGCTTCTGGATGGATCGTCTGCACGAACGTAACATTCCTTACGCCGGACCGTACAAACGCTTTTCGGAAACGTATCTGCGTTTCGAGGATTTCGACGGCATGGGTATCGAACTGATTTTTAATGACGAAGATCAGCGGCCGGGCTGGGACAACGGCCGCATTCCCGCCGACTTTGCCGTTCGGGGTTTTCATACCGTTACGCTAAATGAATCAAATCCCGACCGGACTGTTACGCTCCTGACCGAAGTTATGCAGCACACACTAGTAGGGGAGGAGCAGGGCCGTTTCCGGTTCAAAGCCGGTACGGGTGGACCGGGCAACTATGTTGATGTGCTGGCTTCGCCCAACGATGTCAGGTCGTTGCAGGGGGCCGGTTCAGTACACCACGTTGCTTTCTCGACGGATTCCGACGAAACCCAATTGGTAATCCAACACCAGCTGCTCGATGCGGGTTACCACGTCACACCGGTTCAGGACCGTAATTATTTTAACAGCATCTATTTCCGCGAGCCGGGCGGGATTCTGTTCGAGGTTGCAACCAACCCACCAGGCTTTGCCATTGATGAACCATTGGCTGAACTGGGAACGAACTTGAAACTTCCTCCTCAGTATGAACCCCGCCGGGCTGCTTTAGAACAAGCTTTGCCCCAGATTACGGTAAAATAA
- the pdhA gene encoding pyruvate dehydrogenase (acetyl-transferring) E1 component subunit alpha gives MASVKEKSERESANPETAKQNGKAPAAAKTQHPKERYMYWYESMQLQRKFEEKAGQLYGQQKIRGFCHLYIGQEAASSGSYSALTKDDKWITAYRDHGIPLALGSDPKAVMAELFAKQTGSSKGKGGSMHIFDKSVNFMGGHGIVGAQIPMGAGIAFAEKYNKTKNLCICFMGDGAVRQGALHEAFNMAMLWKLPAIFVVENNGYAMGTSVARTSNVTDLYTLAEAYDMPSEPVDAMDVEAVHEAVSRAAERARAGEGPTFLEFRTYRYRGHSMSDPQKYRSKEEVEQYKQRDPIEMVKARILQQGIATEDDLNAIDQKIKGIVDESVKFAEESPYPPAEEAYKDVYMQSDYPFLKE, from the coding sequence ATGGCAAGCGTCAAAGAAAAATCCGAGCGGGAATCCGCTAATCCGGAAACCGCAAAACAAAACGGTAAGGCTCCGGCTGCAGCAAAAACGCAGCATCCTAAGGAGCGGTATATGTACTGGTATGAGTCTATGCAGTTGCAGCGGAAATTCGAAGAGAAAGCCGGGCAGTTGTATGGTCAGCAAAAAATTCGGGGCTTTTGCCATTTGTACATCGGTCAGGAGGCAGCCTCGTCGGGCTCGTATTCGGCTCTGACTAAAGACGACAAATGGATAACCGCCTACCGGGACCATGGTATTCCGCTTGCCCTCGGCTCTGATCCGAAAGCCGTAATGGCCGAATTGTTTGCCAAGCAAACGGGCTCGTCGAAAGGCAAGGGCGGCTCCATGCACATTTTCGATAAGTCGGTTAATTTCATGGGTGGCCACGGTATTGTTGGCGCTCAGATTCCGATGGGAGCGGGGATTGCGTTTGCAGAGAAGTATAACAAGACTAAAAACCTCTGCATATGTTTCATGGGCGACGGAGCCGTTCGCCAGGGCGCTCTTCACGAAGCCTTCAACATGGCCATGCTCTGGAAGTTACCCGCCATCTTCGTTGTCGAGAACAACGGTTACGCCATGGGCACGTCGGTTGCCCGTACATCGAACGTAACTGACCTGTACACCCTTGCCGAAGCCTACGATATGCCATCAGAGCCGGTCGATGCAATGGACGTGGAAGCTGTTCACGAAGCGGTAAGCCGCGCAGCTGAACGGGCCCGCGCTGGCGAAGGCCCTACTTTCCTTGAGTTCCGGACGTATCGCTACCGGGGTCACTCCATGTCGGATCCACAGAAGTATCGTAGCAAGGAAGAGGTTGAGCAGTATAAGCAGCGCGACCCGATTGAAATGGTTAAGGCACGTATTCTGCAACAGGGTATCGCTACGGAAGATGATCTGAACGCTATCGATCAGAAAATAAAAGGTATTGTTGATGAGTCGGTTAAATTTGCCGAAGAGTCGCCATACCCGCCTGCCGAAGAAGCTTACAAAGATGTTTATATGCAAAGTGACTATCCGTTCCTGAAGGAATAG
- the recF gene encoding DNA replication/repair protein RecF (All proteins in this family for which functions are known are DNA-binding proteins that assist the filamentation of RecA onto DNA for the initiation of recombination or recombinational repair.), giving the protein MHLEKLSLTNFKNYEDGRYAFGRQVNVIVGPNGSGKTNLLDAIYFLALSKSAFQNQDALSILHNADYFILDGIFEEQEQHHVQITISLQRGQRKVVMADKKPYERVSEHIGRFPVVLIAPNDTDLVREHSEDRRHFFDGVLSQLDAEYLRDYLMYQQVLKQRNSLLKLFAERNQVDNDMLDTYDVPLLEIGQRIHDRRKRFVTEFLPGFRAHYAYLSDEREAVDIVYESEVSDPEFVAEFRHFRRRDTVLQRTTMGVHKDDYSFRIGGRDADTTSSSSPGLFSSEPIPLKKFGSQGQQKTFVIALKLAQFDQLEARKNIKPILLLDDIFDKLDDRRIGKLIQRMDEGDFGQLFITDARPERTRELLKRVKADVRFFETGS; this is encoded by the coding sequence ATGCACCTCGAAAAGCTGAGCCTAACCAATTTTAAAAATTACGAAGATGGCCGGTATGCGTTTGGGCGGCAGGTAAACGTAATCGTTGGACCAAATGGCAGCGGCAAAACCAACCTGCTGGACGCCATTTATTTTTTAGCGCTGAGCAAAAGTGCCTTTCAGAATCAGGATGCGCTGAGCATTCTGCACAATGCCGATTATTTTATCCTCGACGGTATTTTTGAGGAGCAGGAGCAGCATCACGTTCAGATTACGATTAGTCTGCAGCGAGGACAGCGTAAGGTCGTTATGGCCGATAAGAAGCCCTATGAACGGGTGAGTGAACACATTGGCCGCTTCCCGGTCGTGTTGATAGCTCCTAATGACACTGACCTGGTGCGTGAACATAGCGAAGACCGGCGACATTTTTTCGACGGGGTTCTGTCGCAGCTTGATGCCGAATACCTGCGCGATTACCTAATGTATCAGCAGGTTCTGAAACAACGGAATAGTCTTCTGAAACTATTTGCCGAGCGCAACCAGGTGGATAATGACATGCTGGATACGTATGATGTGCCGTTGCTGGAGATTGGTCAGCGGATTCATGACCGGCGTAAGCGGTTCGTGACGGAATTTTTGCCTGGTTTTCGGGCGCATTATGCCTATCTGAGCGACGAGCGCGAGGCTGTTGATATTGTATATGAATCGGAGGTGAGCGATCCAGAATTCGTTGCTGAATTTCGGCACTTCCGGCGTCGTGATACGGTCCTGCAACGAACAACGATGGGCGTTCATAAAGATGATTACAGCTTTCGGATTGGTGGTCGCGACGCCGATACAACCTCTTCTTCCAGCCCTGGACTTTTTAGCTCTGAACCAATTCCATTAAAAAAATTCGGGTCGCAGGGGCAGCAAAAAACGTTTGTTATTGCGCTGAAACTGGCGCAGTTCGACCAGCTCGAAGCCCGAAAGAACATTAAGCCGATTTTATTGCTGGATGATATTTTCGATAAGCTGGACGACCGACGTATTGGAAAACTTATTCAGCGCATGGATGAGGGCGACTTTGGCCAGTTGTTTATTACCGATGCCCGACCTGAGCGCACCCGCGAGCTTTTGAAACGGGTGAAAGCCGACGTGCGGTTTTTCGAGACGGGCAGTTAA